The Seriola aureovittata isolate HTS-2021-v1 ecotype China chromosome 12, ASM2101889v1, whole genome shotgun sequence genome window below encodes:
- the LOC130178535 gene encoding uncharacterized protein KIAA0040 homolog has translation MDGKTDSIQDFFNQIWSFATEKHNQGVYNTACLVVLLTLPLLVLLTTLVVCCHCCCCRHANSCCCCCCCCRDAMATTRSETKKKKNSANTEDLWISVKPGPMTPDRVALAMV, from the coding sequence ATGGATGGGAAAACAGACAGCATCCAGGATTTTTTCAACCAAATCTGGAGCTTTgctacagagaaacacaaccaGGGGGTCTACAACACAGCCTGTCTGGTGGTCCTCCTAACTCTTCCCCTGCTGGTTCTCCTTACTACCCTGGTGGtgtgctgccactgctgctgctgtcgtcATGCcaacagctgctgttgctgctgctgctgctgcagagacgccATGGCAACCACAAGGTCGGAGacgaagaagaaaaagaattcGGCCAATACGGAAGACTTGTGGATCTCTGTCAAGCCGGGGCCGATGACACCTGA